The sequence GTGCGAGGTTGACGAGTAGTGAAGCAGCTTGGGACGGTTGCGGCTGGGAGGCGGATCGGACACGGCCTGCTGTGGCAGGAGGCGAGGGACGGGTGGCTGTTTGCGGCCCCCTTTGTCTTGGGATTCCTCATATGGTGGGCATTCCCGATGGCCTACTCCATCGTCCTCGTCTTCCAGGACTGGGACCTGCTCACTCCCGCCAGGTTCGTGGGGCTCGCCAATCTGGAGAGGCTGCGCCTGGATCCGAAGGTCCTCGTATCTCTGTGGAACACGGCGTACCTGACGTTTGTCGGCGTGCCGCTGCAGCTGCTATTGGCCTTGGCCCTGGCGCTTGCCCTGAACGTCAAGTTGCGCGGTATAGCCGGGTATCGGACCGTCTTCTACCTACCCTCCATTACCCCGGCAGTAGCGTCTGCAGTGGTGTGGTTGCAGATACTGCATCCTGAGTTCGGCATCCTTAACAACTTCCTGGAGCAGTTCGGCATCTCGCGCGTGAACTGGCTCTTCGATACACGAGCAGCCAAGCCCGCACTGATATTCATGTCCCTGTGGGGTGTGGGCGGGGCCATGGTGATATTCCTGGCGGGCCTACAAGGCATCCCAGAAGAGCTATACGAAGCAGCCGTACTCGATGGGGCGGGCTGGTGGAGCAAGTTCATCAGGGTGACCATGCCTCTGCTCTCCCCGTTTCTGTTCTTCCAGATGATCATGGGCGTGATCAACGGCTTCCAGGCCAACTTCACTACCACCTACATCATGACGGGGGGAGGCCCACAAGACGCCACGTTGGTCACGGTGTTGTATATCTACCGTAACGGATTTGAGTACTTCAAAATGGGTTACGCGGCCAGCCTAGCCTGGATGCTGTTCTGGATCATTATGTTCTTCACGCTGATTCAGTTCCTGTTCGCCAACCGGTGGGTTTACTATGAAGTCGGGCAGTAGGCTCGCTGACGTGCCGCTTCCGGTGGCTTGCCGGCCGAGTTCGGGCGCGGGAAGGAGAGTCATGGCGCAGGTGAGCCGAGGAGCGGAGCCTCTCCTCCGAGGCGGTGCTCAACCGTCCTGGTGGCGATCCGCACGCCTCAAGGCGCGCCTAGGGCACGTCTTGCTGCACGTGGTGCTGATCGTGACCGGGTTCACCTTTCTGGTGCCGCTGCTATGGGTGGTAGCGACTTCTCTCAAGGCGCCAAACCAAGTATTCACCTACCCTATCCAATGGATCCCCCGCGAACCGCAGTGGGTGAACTACTCCAGTATGCTCACTCTTCTGGAGATCGCCGGGCGCCCAGCGTTACTGGTGTTTGTGAAGAACACAGTGATTGTTGCCACGGCCGCCATGCTAGGCACCATCTTCTCCAGTCTGCTTGTTGGCTATTCGCTGGCAAGGTTGCGCTGGCCGGGCCGGTCACTGGTGTTCGGCCTGGTCCTAGCCGTGATGATGCT is a genomic window of Anaerolineae bacterium containing:
- a CDS encoding sugar ABC transporter permease; amino-acid sequence: MAYSIVLVFQDWDLLTPARFVGLANLERLRLDPKVLVSLWNTAYLTFVGVPLQLLLALALALALNVKLRGIAGYRTVFYLPSITPAVASAVVWLQILHPEFGILNNFLEQFGISRVNWLFDTRAAKPALIFMSLWGVGGAMVIFLAGLQGIPEELYEAAVLDGAGWWSKFIRVTMPLLSPFLFFQMIMGVINGFQANFTTTYIMTGGGPQDATLVTVLYIYRNGFEYFKMGYAASLAWMLFWIIMFFTLIQFLFANRWVYYEVGQ